Genomic DNA from Marinobacter sp. LV10MA510-1:
GCTTCAAACTCATTAATAAACTCCAAAACAGTGCCATCGGCCACTTTCCGGAATTTTATATAAACCAGAGCATTTTTCTCTGTCGTTTTCACTGAGAGCAGTTTTTTTGAGGAGACGAAAGTAACCTCCGCTTTACCCTCCTCGGCCGGCTCAATCACACTTACCCTGTAACCATACTGGTAGTGATTAGCGTCAAACCAACTTAGGCGCGTACTGAAGTCAAAATCCATTTCTACCGCTTACTCCATGATGTCCATTGTTTCTTCAGACAAGTCCAGCAAAGCTTGATTAAACGTAGGCGCCACAAAGCCATAGTTTGTACGCTCTAGCGCACTTACCTCAGAACGGCCATCTTTTCCCACCGTAAACTGATAGGCCCTCACCTGGTCAGCTTTTAACAGATCGTCCTTCTGGTAGCCGTACCGGGCCACCAACTCCGCGCTATCCTTGCGGCCCTCCAAACGAATCATGTTGTTAACCTGCTGAAAAATCGTATCGCTATGGGTTGTGCACCATACCGGCACGCCCGCAGTCACCACTCGGGACAGCGCTCTCATAAGCTTGCGCTGTAACGCAGGGTGCAGATGGGCCTCTGGCTCTTCGATAATCAGGGATTTGTACTTGATATTGGAACGAAGGAAGATCACCACCGGCGACAGTTCGCCAACCAGTGATGAAGCAACATGATAGGGCAACGAGGTGTTTGCTTTAGCGGGCCGATAGGAATAGGAGTTAATCGCGCCCTCCGACGACTCCACCTTTCCACCCATTAAGTCGTGCTCAATGTAATTGGCGATGGGTAAAAGCTTGGCCAAGCGGGACTCCCGATTTTCTGTCAAACCCTGTAAAAAGCGCACCACAGGCAGCGTGAACGCGCTGCTCACGCTTTGGCCACCCCAAGCATCCATCAGCTCAGCTGTCAGCGCTTTATAAGTCAGCATAAAGCCGGAACGCGCGGCGGGAAGGTACAAGGTTTCGCCTTCTACGCGCCGGTTCACCTTCGCGCCAACCGGAAACAGCGGCGAGCTGAGATCGCCCATGATTAAATTCCAGCACAGGTACTGGATCATCCGGTATTTATCCGCATCGGAAGGGCCGGCTCCAGAAACTAACGGGAACCTCACATAATGCTTGCCAGACGAAAAACGCCACTGAACATTGTCTGCCTCGTCCTTTTCATCCCACTGAATTGCCAGCGGTTTGACACGCTTGAAGTCGCTGATTGACAGGTGGTCAATGGATAACTCTGAATGAGAAAACACTTCTTGCACCAGCTCGTTCTTGCGGGATCGCAATAACGTGTTAAACCACCCTACCAATGCCGCTTCGAAGTCTGGCGTAACCTGAGTGACACCCGGATGCAAAAGCTGCTCACAACGCTTATACGCGTCTGTGGCGGGCGGCTCTTTGGGAAACAATGTGCGACCCTTGGCGAGCACACCCCACAGCATAGACACCAGATAACTCTTGCCAGTGTTGTTTTCACCGACAAAAAGCACCAAAGGCGCCACTTCCACCTGCGCTGATCGAATCTTGCCAAAATTCTGTATATTCAACGTCCAACGCTGTTGCATTACATTTTCCAGATTTTGAAAAGAAGGGAGCTTTGTCGTTACCACTTAGGAGTATAGCAAGCCAGCTAACCAACCTCATGATCATTGCCACCAAAATCAAAAAGCGACTCCGCATCTTCCTCCAACCTACTAGGTGCGCCAGAGGAAGAATCCACAGAATCAACATCAGACTTGCCCGGGCGAGTTAAACGCCCCAAACCTTTCTCCAACGCGTAATACTCCACCGTAAAGCCGTAATCCTTGGCCCATCGCTCGCAAATATCCTTCTCTTCCTGGCGGATGGTGTCGTCCAGCCACACCTCGGCATGGGGCGAGAGTTTGTCGGCCAGAGCAGGCAATGCGGGGTAGCGGCTGAATAAGCAAGTCGCGCCAGGTGGGCCATCCACCCACAGCAGATCAACCTGTTCGATGTCGTCGAATAGCGATTGCGCATACCAACGGGAAGGCTTTTCAGCGCCCTCGGGGTTCAGGTGTTCGCCTTCCCAGGTTTCCAGATCGCCGATACGCAGACCTACCCAGCCTTGCAGTTGTTCGGCTTCGAGCGTCTCCAGCGTTTGCGCGCCGTAGTAATCGCTGTGTTCCATAGAGATCAATCGGCCGCTGCCGTTCTGGCGCAAGGCATCAGCGATTACCAGCGTAGACGCACCACTGCCGAACTCCACCACCACACGGGGCCTCGTGGCCATGATGTGGGTATGCAGGCGCAGCAGAACATCTGGCGAGGCAGCCCAGCCCCGCAACGGCGGCAACTGGCCTTTGATGGCCAGGCGGCGCTGTAGCCAGGAAAGGCTTTCCAGCTGGGCGTAGAGGCGATTCTGGACAATGACCAGATCCCTGGTGAACCGATCAGCGTTGTCCTTGCTTGCCTGCAACAGCTTTGTCTCCAGCTGCTCAATCTGATTATCTAGCATCATCTCGGCCTTCTTGTTGTCCGATTTCAATGAATCCGCACCTATAACGTCGAACTCTTTATCGTGCCCCTTATTCAGCGAATGCGACTGGATAGCCAGCCGATAAATACTCAAAAGCTGCTCGTGCACCTGCTGAGCATCAAAAAAATTCTGGACTATTTGAACCCCAAACACTCCCAACCTGGCGCGGTAGCTTTCAGAGGTAAGAAGCTTACCCATGTCCTGATGCACCTTGCTGGAGCTATAGTCCTTTTGACAATTACCCACACCACCGAAATTCGAATAGACCGCCTGCTGCCAGGTACCCGGCTGCACCAGGCCGACATAACTTTTACTACCCACTGCAATGGCGGGTACACCGCAGCTCATGGTCTCCAGAGCGCAGCGGCCAGGAGCGAATACGAAAGTGCTGACTCAATAAGCATCGCGTAATGCCTCACCTTCGAGCCAACCGGAGAACTCCAGCGTGTTATCACCCCGAAGCGCTCCAAGGCGTGTGCGGAATTCATCACTGTGGGTGCCATCACCTACGACAACCCAAGCCACCTTCCCCACATAGTGCGTCCCCGCGTATTCCACGGCATCCGCAAAGACATCCAGAATAAAGGCCTTGTCCTTATCCAGCCGCGAAACCAGCGCAACCTGCAACCTTCCATCATCAATACGCGGCTTCACACCCAAAGGCTTGAATAGCTCAGTATCCGGTACATTAGGCAC
This window encodes:
- a CDS encoding AAA family ATPase; the protein is MQQRWTLNIQNFGKIRSAQVEVAPLVLFVGENNTGKSYLVSMLWGVLAKGRTLFPKEPPATDAYKRCEQLLHPGVTQVTPDFEAALVGWFNTLLRSRKNELVQEVFSHSELSIDHLSISDFKRVKPLAIQWDEKDEADNVQWRFSSGKHYVRFPLVSGAGPSDADKYRMIQYLCWNLIMGDLSSPLFPVGAKVNRRVEGETLYLPAARSGFMLTYKALTAELMDAWGGQSVSSAFTLPVVRFLQGLTENRESRLAKLLPIANYIEHDLMGGKVESSEGAINSYSYRPAKANTSLPYHVASSLVGELSPVVIFLRSNIKYKSLIIEEPEAHLHPALQRKLMRALSRVVTAGVPVWCTTHSDTIFQQVNNMIRLEGRKDSAELVARYGYQKDDLLKADQVRAYQFTVGKDGRSEVSALERTNYGFVAPTFNQALLDLSEETMDIME
- a CDS encoding class I SAM-dependent methyltransferase; translated protein: MSCGVPAIAVGSKSYVGLVQPGTWQQAVYSNFGGVGNCQKDYSSSKVHQDMGKLLTSESYRARLGVFGVQIVQNFFDAQQVHEQLLSIYRLAIQSHSLNKGHDKEFDVIGADSLKSDNKKAEMMLDNQIEQLETKLLQASKDNADRFTRDLVIVQNRLYAQLESLSWLQRRLAIKGQLPPLRGWAASPDVLLRLHTHIMATRPRVVVEFGSGASTLVIADALRQNGSGRLISMEHSDYYGAQTLETLEAEQLQGWVGLRIGDLETWEGEHLNPEGAEKPSRWYAQSLFDDIEQVDLLWVDGPPGATCLFSRYPALPALADKLSPHAEVWLDDTIRQEEKDICERWAKDYGFTVEYYALEKGLGRLTRPGKSDVDSVDSSSGAPSRLEEDAESLFDFGGNDHEVG